In a single window of the Drosophila albomicans strain 15112-1751.03 chromosome 3, ASM965048v2, whole genome shotgun sequence genome:
- the LOC117567976 gene encoding GATOR complex protein NPRL3 — MEVNPLAVILVYFDSKGDRLLYRYPYQTLGQTLKLEEPHEEQPNKKRNPFAVASTDDLLQTPTHQHPTQAQGQGQGQLQGFADDVLSALFAVKPQLCNQKFELKLNDVRFVSHPTLISVVPAVTSNSASNQTTTSGSNAASSSVAVTVAKKQQMLINIVFALHAQASYSIVKCYHELSKRLGLALKFEEQRSGYLTEQTAYMARTHDEQQQQPLERTFELIAERCSLAKALKSICNDLCTTGLLSTTLNSNLTLTFCLPAKAHQLHKKGSMVDPETIDRCLRALKPYHGMLLLVDFAELLDCVPPTGARMLWQLVDAYNPLISLQSMASNADLSIEHVYKLVSHLVYWAKATIIYPLCETNVYVIAPDAPLHTKSHLVEKFSTRFAGMSLFEVISDFSLPTSIGHLTTPLQQPARQGILAQMVLWMLQHHLLMQLHTYVQFMPSDDDEFGDSASCNQTHMPGSCDNLTEEERDDDPLHGGSILSMSSQPLPMPVNANRRPMVEDHDSLASDNIAVQPSSSHKSNFSMTASLSTDNCDSLDSMEDEQKLKELLQVFNDADRAAIRRIPASLNVDDLSLLVKLYQMGYFKSEHHLEEIMYFENLRRSQLLQLLDKFRDVLIIYETEDPAIASMYNNK, encoded by the coding sequence ATGGAGGTAAATCCGCTGGCCGTGATACTTGTCTATTTCGACAGCAAAGGCGATCGTCTGCTGTATCGCTATCCATACCAAACACTCGGCCAAACGCTCAAATTGGAAGAGCCGCACGAAGAGCAACCGAACAAAAAGCGCAATCCCTTCGCCGTCGCAAGCACTGATGACCTGCTGCAAACGCCCACGCATCAACATCCGACCCAAGCTCAAGGTCAGGGGCAGGGACAGCTGCAGGGCTTTGCAGACGATGTGTTGTCTGCTTTGTTTGCAGTCAAGCCGCAACTTTGCAACCAGAAATTCGAGCTCAAACTAAACGATGTGCGCTTCGTCAGTCATCCCACTTTGATCAGCGTGGTGCCTGCTGTGACATCCAATTCAGCGTCAAATCAAACCACAACGTCTGGTAGCAATGCAGCTAGCAGCAGCGTGGCTGTAACTGTGGCAAAGAAGCAACAAATGTTGATCAACATTGTGTTTGCTCTGCATGCACAGGCAAGTTACTCTATTGTCAAGTGCTACCACGAGTTAAGCAAGCGCCTGGGACTGGCGCTCAAATTTGAGGAACAACGCAGTGGCTATCTAACGGAACAAACGGCGTACATGGCGCGCACCCATgacgaacagcaacaacagccgctGGAACGCACCTTTGAGCTGATCGCAGAACGTTGCAGCTTGGCTAAAGCGCTTAAGTCAATCTGCAATGATTTGTGCACCACGGGATTGCTGAGCACCACGCTGAACTCGAATTTAACGCTGACCTTTTGTCTGCCAGCGAAGGCACATCAGCTGCACAAGAAGGGTAGCATGGTAGATCCGGAGACAATTGATCGTTGTCTCCGCGCACTGAAGCCCTATCATGGAATGTTGCTACTCGTAGACTTTGCCGAGCTGTTGGACTGTGTGCCACCAACGGGGGCCCGCATGTTGTGGCAACTGGTGGACGCATACAATCCGCTCATTAGTCTCCAGAGCATGGCCTCAAATGCGGATCTGAGCATTGAGCATGTCTACAAGTTGGTCTCGCATCTGGTTTACTGGGCCAAGGCTACCATCATCTATCCACTGTGCGAGACGAATGTCTATGTGATTGCGCCAGATGCGCCGCTGCACACCAAGTCGCATCTGGTGGAGAAGTTCTCGACGCGTTTTGCGGGCATGTCGCTGTTTGAGGTCATTTCCGACTTCTCGTTGCCCACATCGATTGGACACTTGACAAcgccgctgcagcagccggCTCGTCAGGGCATTCTGGCCCAAATGGTGCTGTGGATGCTGCAGCATCATCTGCTCATGCAACTACACACCTACGTACAGTTTATGCCCAGCGATGACGATGAGTTTGGCGACTCCGCCTCATGCAATCAAACCCACATGCCCGGCAGCTGTGACAATCTGACAGAGGAGGAGCGCGACGACGATCCACTGCACGGTGGCTCCATCTTGAGCATGTCCAGCCAACCTTTGCCGATGCCCGTCAATGCCAACAGGCGTCCGATGGTGGAGGATCACGACTCGCTGGCCTCGGATAACATTGCAGTGCAGCCGTCAAGTAGCCACAAGTCAAACTTTAGCATGACGGCATCGCTGAGCACCGACAACTGCGATAGCTTGGACTCCATGGAGGACGAGCAGAAGTTGAAGGAGCTGCTGCAGGTGTTCAATGATGCCGATCGTGCCGCCATTCGCCGCATTCCCGCCTCCCTGAATGTGGATGATCTGTCGCTGCTGGTGAAGCTTTATCAGATGGGATACTTTAAGAGCGAGCATCATCTCGAGGAGATCATGTACTTTGAGAATCTGCGACGgtcgcagctgctgcagttgcttgACAAGTTTCGCGACGTGCTCATCATTTATGAGACCGAAGATCCCGCCATAGCCTCaatgtacaacaacaaataa
- the LOC117568007 gene encoding PAX-interacting protein 1: MENLKISEKLFEDVIYYVLGSLDDEGERLLKNGGAQSKLYLSDQITHLICASNYSEEELSMNLDLYNVIPVTEQWISHSAKLGRMAGTRAFHPSLQRFLRGIRVAITNVVASDRRRLYAMLTFHGAIVTHSFGATNSHLVCGAATGGIYNKALALPKNAIQIVTPDWVTDCLKCKASLPCEPYHPRLLKPIEKQRAQKQQQQQQHNLQQQQQQQQQQQQQQQQLQQQLAQQQQVQQQQLVQQLPQQQQPQAASAPLSDILGYVDDSAAKIANIKSHLQASAERAAAEQQQQQQQQLQQQQQQQQQLPQQAQQQVVFVRPRNLQQQQQQQMQQQQQHVQQGAPQAPPPPPPQQQQQQIIIQQQKIIPANQLQQQQQVQQQQQIKNILQQQRQMKNTQQQQQQQIQLMQQQDQQQQQQQQQQQQQILQQQQPRLPTTPTMSQPPLPTGRQTPRTPQPSTTPQPMQSPQQQQLPQQQQQQQLPQQQQQQLPSQQPHQQVPVSPQMLQQHILRQQHMLQQQQLQLQHNIQAGQSLTPQQQQLLQQQQQLQQQIQQMQQQQQQQQQQQLPQQQQQQPLQQQQSPRLVQNRSPVMPPNTPSPSLQQQQHMPGSSNMLPPQSPRQLQSPAPQMTPPPPPSPQSAQQLLRQQQHLQQSRQQQQQHMMGSPQQQAPSAAMMSPQQQPVHQQQRMQLQQQQQQQLAQQQQQQSPQHISAPQSPQISQTPPMTNKPQQQQQAQHQQQTQQQQQQQQSFVQPIDPTDPVQVAQVLSRSTLSSNQDSLIMRQQQIKQQQLQQQQQQQQQQQQQQMPPQQHTPSPRQSPLHQQQPTTPTQQQQERPLQQQQPTTIQQQLVPGPQQQQQLVAGPQQQQGQQQQQVITQRHVINTSTAQGQQIIQSHMMNIQQQKQQQMLQLQQQQQQIIPQQQQPQQQPQQQQQQLTQQQQLPPQQLQQQQVQFTQQQNIALGTGGQVRIIQQTIQPPQQPQQQQLMGQQFVHQQQPQQQQQQVLAQQPQQHPLQQQQQPQQQQQQQAPTMQTKKFIISQQQFNQLSVQQQQQILAQNQQNQNVFIVNSTNISQQQQQQQQQLVQQRQMLQQQQQQQQQQQQLQPNQMMLQPQQQSPQQQQQAPQQIQQQLLTQQQQQQRLQMQQQQQPQQQQIVINQQVISDPQRLQYLQQQQLLQQKQQQQQQQQLVGSPQQQQQILIQQQQTLPQQQQQQQQPPQQIMQQVLIKQQQLTQRTPPPQSPQQQQQQLMLQQQSPQHHTQLQQQPHWSPQSPVTNQLAPATPGTPTTSMGMPSPLPGTPTTPQQQQQAPPQFAPRGMRPQTPWPAQKQQQQSPQAQQPQQQQQQQQTQQLVLPPPQQPQQQQQRQLIHLDEKTHAHFMSLDGQKRAEYISKLNQTTPRVMLRQQVAYQPRPGAPGGVVATRAPGPGPVPGPGTPHIIVQSQMPAGLTQHEQMIWLQQQGTRQVVVRAGGAPGLTPIAQQQQQPGAAPQQLPQQQQQQQQQFDPNQQMLLQRQQLRVQQIPMQQAVQPGQLGKQTVQLITGPNGQLIEQQTIVQQPQQQQQQPPTPGTPTTPGTAVVVGGANGGNIMTQTLVMSTAAPDGQQQQQQTPQQMNLKTKTALANMLSNRLGNNGAQVTPQQQQQLIAMGDAQQQQQQQQIVQQVVVTGPQQQQQQQLLLQQQQQQLVAQQQQLPNAPQQHVEPPSAAGALRMMGQQHNAAVGVAGPPRTQQELLLLQQQQQQQQQQQQQQQQQMLQPQQMRRVVGVPQQQQQMPQQHLVQQQIVVAPPPPNVQQQQQQLQVGGMPVQVAGPPHAYIARPGQPPIPMPPRPQFYGHNPNLKLPSDLFLVGCTFFIVEYDETDSDELPIWLDTIRQFGGDIERVYCPRVTHVICRTQRHGMVMQALRDAKRCVTAYWLSDICLKRQLMPPWQPLHLPFPSQFGYRKPLERYIITSEGFEGEEVVRLQQMAEECGAIYTSYLSKVNTLVVCKQLEGNKFNAAKEWNIPMVNALWLSDVCIGNLSGLTQYDNPKYQQYNLVAPFRIECNLVAHLLTAWKAPINLTQEAHERVKRHLSDPFANEQKLKRQKMSVYQEHLPEQIVCLEYPQSTKPPKVIFSQVADAESLKRAVILLGGIVVDSPTDATHLVMTRESRTCKLIQACCHVDYVLKSSWLVDSAKAGKFVPPDDYRIQHIPVDENLQFDLDTVLCAPTRSTLFAGKCFFVTPDVFPAREEIIRMIESSGGKVELKRRTGAAVAEAHVQAPDSYIIVTCPTDMHLCADLTRHGNPKCHIVSTEFVMSSILRQQLEIEPNLIPYLYNNNVSNSSGGINNLNNINSSSSNLNSMNNKS, translated from the exons atggaaaatttaaaaattagcgAAAAGCTATTCGAAGATGTGATCTACTATGTGCTCGGCAGCTTGGATGATGAG GGCGAACGACTGCTGAAGAACGGCGGCGCACAATCGAAACTTTATCTTTCGGACCAAATCACACATTTAATATGCGCCAGCAACTATTCGGAGGAGGAGCTGTCCATGAATCTGGATCTCTACAATGTGATACCCGTCACGGAACAATGGATCTCGCACAGCGCAAAGCTCGGACGCATGGCCGGCACCCGCGCGTTCCATCCCAGCTTGCAGCGTTTCTTACGCGGCATCCGCGTCGCCATCACCAATGTGGTGGCCAGCGATCGACGTCGTCTGTATGCTATGCTCACGTTTCATGGTGCAATTGTCACACACAGTTTTGGGGCAACGAACTCGCATCTGGTATGCGGTGCTGCCACTGGAGGGATCTACAATAAAGCGCTGGCGCTGCCGAAGAATGCCATACAGATTGTGACTCCCGATTGGGTGACAGATTGCCTCAAGTGCAAGGCGTCGCTACCTTGTGAACCGTATCATCCCAGGCTGCTGAAGCCCATCGAAAAGCAGCGCgcacagaagcagcagcaacaacagcaacataatctgcaacagcagcaacaacagcagcagcagcagcaacaacaacaacagcagttgcagcagcaattggcacagcagcagcaagtgcagcagcaacagttggtGCAGCaattgccacagcagcagcaaccacaggcAGCTTCCGCTCCACTGTCGGATATTCTGGGTTATGTTGATGACAGCGCGGCCAAGATTGCGAACATAAAGTCGCATCTGCAGGCATCCGCAGAGCGTGCTGCGgccgaacagcaacaacagcagcaacaacaactgcagcagcagcagcaacaacagcagcaattgccaCAGCAAGCGCAGCAACAAGTTGTCTTTGTGCGTCCACGTaacctgcagcagcagcagcaacaacaaatgcaacagcagcagcaacatgtgcAGCAGGGAGCACCGCAGgcgccaccaccaccgccaccacagcaacaacaacagcaaataataatacagcAACAGAAAATTATACCGGCGaatcaattgcagcagcaacagcaagtgcagcagcagcagcagattaagaatatattgcagcagcaacggcaaatgaaaaatacacaacagcagcagcaacagcaaattcaGCTAATGCAGCAACaggatcagcagcagcaacaacaacaacaacagcagcagcaacaaattttgcagcaacagcaaccacggCTGCCAACCACACCTACCATGTCGCAGCCTCCCTTGCCAACTGGACGACAAACGCCGCGCACGCCGCAGCCATCAACAACACCGCAACCCATGCAatcaccacagcagcaacagctgccacaacaacaacagcaacagcaattaccccagcagcaacagcagcaattgccCTCACAGCAGCCACATCAACAGGTGCCGGTGTCACCgcaaatgctgcagcagcacatATTGCGGCAGCAACAtatgctgcaacagcaacaattgcaactgcagcataaCATACAAGCCGGACAAAGTTTGACACCGCAGCAACAG caattgctgcaacaacaacagcagctgcaacagcaaatccagcaaatgcaacaacaacagcagcagcaacaacaacaacaattgcctcagcaacaacaacaacaaccgttgcagcaacagcaatcaccGCGGCTCGTGCAGAATCGTTCGCCTGTGATGCCTCCAAATACGCCGTCACCTTCgttacaacagcagcaacatatgCCCGGtagcagcaacatgttgccccCGCAATCGCCCCGACAACTGCAATCGCCAGCACCACAAATgacaccgccaccgccaccctCACCGCAAAGCGCCCAACAATTGTtgcgccagcagcaacatttgcagcagagtcgccagcagcagcaacaacatatgATGGGCTCACCGCAACAGCAGGCGCCGTCAGCTGCCATGATGTcgccgcagcaacagccagtgcatcagcagcaacgcatgcaattgcaacagcagcaacaacaacaattggcacaacaacaacagcaacagagtcCGCAGCACATTTCGGCGCCGCAATCGCCACAAATTTCACAAACGCCGCCCATGACAAACaagccgcagcaacagcaacaagcacaacaccagcaacagacacaacagcagcaacaacaacagcaatcattTGTGCAACCAATTGATCCAACAGATCCAGTGCAAGTAGCTCAAGTTCTGAGTCGTTCCACGCTCAGCAGCAATCAGGACTCGCTGATTATGCGTCAGCAACAGataaagcagcaacaactgcaacagcaacaacaacaacagcagcagcagcaacaacaacaaatgccaccacaacaacatacGCCATCGCCGCGACAATCACCGCTACATCAACAGCAACCCACAACGccaacgcaacaacaacaggagagA CCacttcagcaacagcaacctaCAACGATTCAGCAGCAACTGGTACCTGgtccacaacagcagcagcagttagTGGCTGGcccccaacaacagcaagggcaacagcagcagcaagtcaTAACACAGCGACATGTTATCAACACATCGACAGCACAAGGACAACAAATCATTCAGAGTCACATGATGAACatacaacagcagaagcagcaacaaatgctacaattacagcagcaacaacaacagataataccacaacagcagcagccacagcaacaacctcaacaacagcagcagcagctaacacaacagcaacagttgccaccacagcagctgcagcagcaacaggtgCAGTTCACTCAGCAACAGAATATTGCTCTGGGCACAGGTGGACAAGTGCGGATAATACAGCAGACAATACAGCCAccgcagcaaccacagcagcagcaactgatgGGACAACAGTTTGTacatcagcaacaaccacagcagcagcagcaacaagtgctggcacagcagccgcagcaacat ccgttgcagcaacaacaacaaccgcagcagcagcaacaacaacaggcgcCGACGATGCAGACTAAAAAATTCATTATCAGTCAGCAGCAATTCAATCAACTCAgtgtgcagcaacaacagcaaattctcgctcaaaatcaacaaaatcagAATGTGTTTATTGTCAACTCGACAAATAtatcacagcagcagcagcaacaacagcaacagttggtgcaacaacgacaaatgttgcagcagcaacaacaacagcagcagcaacaacaacaattgcagccCAATCAAATGATGctacagccacagcaacaatcaccgcaacaacaacagcaggcgcCACAGCAAATACAGCAGCAATTGctaacgcagcagcagcaacaacaacgtttgcaaatgcagcaacaacaacaaccacagcagcagcaaattgtgATAAATCAGCAAGTGATCAGCGATCCGCAGCGACTGCAATatctgcaacagcagcaactgttgcagcagaagcagcaacaacaacagcagcagcaacttgtgGGTTctccacagcagcagcagcaaatacttatacagcagcagcagacgttgccacaacagcaacaacaacagcagcagccaccacaGCAAATCATGCAACAAGTGCTGatcaagcaacaacaactgacgcAACGCACGCCGCCACCGCAATccccacagcaacagcaacaacagctaatgttgcagcagcaatcacCGCAACATCACACacagctacaacagcaaccgcaCTGGTCGCCGCAGAGCCCAGTGACCAACCAATTGGCGCCTGCAACGCCAGGCACGCCCACCACCAGCATGGGCATGCCGTCGCCGCTGCCGGGCACGCCAACAAcaccgcaacaacagcaacaggcgcCGCCACAATTTGCACCACGTGGCATGCGACCACAGACGCCTTGGCCTgcacaaaagcagcagcaacaatcgcCACAAgcgcagcagccacaacaacaacaacagcagcagcaaacacagcaGCTGGTGTTGCCGCCaccacagcaaccacaacagcagcagcagcgacaactcATCCATCTGGACGAAAAGACGCATGCTCACTTCATGTCGCTGGATGGCCAAAAACGTGCCGAGTACATATCGAAGTTGAATCAAACCACGCCCCGAGTTATGCTCCGCCAACAGGTCGCCTATCAGCCTCGTCCTGGTGCGCCAGGCGGTGTCGTAGCCACACGTGCACCCGGCCCAGGACCGGTGCCCGGACCCGGCACGCCGCACATCATTGTGCAGAGCCAGATGCCAGCGGGCTTGACGCAGCACGAGCAAATGATTTGGCTGCAGCAACAGGGCACACGTCAGGTTGTTGTACGTGCCGGCGGAGCACCTGGACTTACGCCAAttgcgcagcaacaacagcaaccaggcGCAGCACCGCAAcaactgccacagcaacaacaacagcagcagcaacaatttgatCCCAATCAGCAAATGTTGCTgcaacgacagcagctgcGTGTGCAACAGATACCAATGCAACAGGCGGTGCAGCCAGGGCAGCTGGGCAAGCAGACGGTGCAGTTGATAACGGGACCAAATGGTCAGCTCATAGAGCAGCAGACAATtgtgcagcagccacagcaacaacaacagcaacctcCCACACCGGGCACGCCCACCACGCCAGGAACAGCGGTGGTTGTGGGCGGCGCCAATGGCGGTAACATTATGACGCAAACGCTGGTGATGTCGACAGCAG CGCCTgatggacagcagcagcagcagcaaacgccGCAACAGATGAACCTAAAGACCAAGACAGCGCTGGCCAACATGCTGAGCAATCGACTCGGCAACAACGGTGCACAAGTAacaccgcagcagcaacagcaactgattGCCATGGGCgatgcacagcagcagcaacaacaacaacaaatagtgCAACAAGTGGTGGTAACGggaccacagcagcaacaacagcagcaattattgctacaacagcaacaacagcaattggtggcacagcagcaacagctgcccaATGCACCGCAGCAACATGTGGAGCCGCCTTCGGCAGCTGGCGCGCTGCGCATGATGGGACAACAACACAATGCtgcagtgggcgtggcaggaCCACCGCGCACCCAACAagaactgttgctgctgcagcaacaacagcaacaacaacaacagcagcagcaacaacagcaacaacaaatgctgcagccacagcaaaTGCGGCGCGTTGTCGGtgtgccgcagcagcaacaacagatgCCACAGCAACACCTGGTGCAACAGCAGATTGTGGTGGCCCCACCGCCGCCCAacgtgcagcagcagcagcaacagttgcaagtGGGCGGCATGCCAGTGCAAGTGGCTGGTCCGCCACACGCCTACATCGCGCGTCCGGGCCAGCCGCCAATTCCCATGCCACCGCGACCGCAATTCTACGGCCACAATCCGAACCTGAAGCTGCCGTCCGACTTGTTCTTGGTCGGCTGCACGTTCTTCATTGTGGAGTACGACGAAACGGATAGCGATGAGCTGCCCATTTGGCTGGACACCATTCGGCAGTTCGGCGGAGACATTGAGCGTGTCTATTGCCCGCGCGTGACGCACGTCATCTGTCGCACCCAGCGACATGGGATGGTGATGCAGGCGCTGCGCGATGCCAAGCGTTGTGTGACCGCCTATTGGCTGAGCGACATTTGCCTGAAGCGTCAATTGATGCCACCGTGGCAGCCGCTGCATTTGCCCTTCCCCAGTCAATTTGGATATCGCAAACCATTGGAACGTTACATCATCACCTCGGAGGGCTTTGAGGGTGAGGAAGTGGTGCGTTTGCAGCAAATGGCCGAGGAATGCGGAGCCATTTACACCTCGTATCTGTCCAAGGTGAACACGCTGGTGGTGTGCAAACAGCTCGAGGGCAACAAGTTCAATGCGGCCAAAGAGTGGAACATACCCATGGTGAATGCGCTCTGGCTGAGCGATGTCTGCATTGGCAATCTGAGCGGACTGACGCAGTACGATAATCCCAAGTATCAACAGTACAATCTGGTCGCACCTTTCCGTATCGAATGTAATCTGGTGGCGCATCTGCTGA CTGCGTGGAAGGCGCCCATAAATCTGACGCAAGAAGCGCACGAGCGCGTCAAGCGGCATCTCAGTGATCCGTTCGCCAAtgagcagaagctgaagcgaCAGAAGATGAGCGTCTATCAGGAGCATCTGCCGGAGCAAATTGTGTGCCTTGAGTATCCGCAGAGCACGAAGCCACCGAAGGTCATCTTCTCGCAGGTTGCCGACGCGGAGTCCCTCAAAAGAGCAGTCAT ACTGCTGGGCGGCATTGTGGTGGACAGTCCGACGGACGCGACGCATCTGGTCATGACGCGCGAGAGTCGCACTTGCAAGCTAATCCAGGCCTGTTGCCATGTCGACTATGTGCTCAAGTCCAGCTGGCTGGTGGACAGCGCCAAGGCTGGCAAGTTTGTGCCCCCCGACGACTATCGCATCCAGCACATACCCGTTGATGAGAATCTACAATTCGATCTGGACACGGTGTTGTGTGCACCAACGCGCTCTACGTTGTTCGCCGGCAAATGTTTCTTTGTGACGCCGGATGTGTTTCCAGCCCGGGAGGAAATCATACGTATGATTGAATCGTCTGGCGGCAAGGTGGAACTGAAGCGACGCACCGGTGCCGCCGTTGCAGAGGCGCATGTTCAGGCCCCCGACTCGTACATCATTGTCACCTGCCCGACCGATATGCACTTGTGTGCTGATCTCACGCGACATGGCAACCCCAAGTGTCACATTGTGTCCACGGAGTTTGTGATGAGCTCCATACTGCGACAGCAGTTGGAAATCGAACCCAATCTGATACCCTACctctacaacaacaacgtttcCAACAGCAGTGGCGGCATCAACAAcctcaacaacatcaacagcagcagcagcaacttgaaCAGCATGAACAACAAATCCTAG